The Clostridiaceae bacterium DNA window ATGGCGACTATGTATTCCGCCAATTTACCTCTTTCGGTATTTCCAACAAGATCAGAGTATGCCCAAGACCAAAAATCCCTGAGTGTATAGGTATTATCGCCCGCGTTCAAGAATTGTTCATTGCCAGACTTTTTCCTTGTTTCAATTGCAGGATATTTACATTCGTTCTTCACTGTTTTATTTTCCATACTTTTCTTCCTTCGCTATATCTCTCTATTTTACTAAGAATGAAGTTAACGCCGGAATAAACGGAGAAAAAATTGTCATATGGTTGGCGACAGATTGTATAAAGGCGTTATATTTCTGACTGAATGTTGGCTTACCTACTGCTGTACGCATCTCTTCAATTGAAGATATTATCTCATCTCTATTTTTTAGCGAAGCTGCCAGCTGTTTCAGCGTCTCAAAAAGTTGCTCATCGTTTTCTGACAGAGTATAGTTGACTGAGTTGTCAATTGAATGTATGTTAATCTTCCCGCTTTCATTATGAATGTTATAAGTCTGTGTGATATTTCTCGGCACAGGTTTACGATATGCAGACACTTTTTCCACTTTAATCTGGTAATGATCAGGAATATCAAACATTCCTTTGTGAAATCCCCTATCAATTACTATAAATTGTTCCTTACTGCCAGTGGGTAGAGTTCTTTCAATAATATCCTCTTCTTCAACAGGTACTGTTGCATCGTCAATAAATATCTTTTTGCTTTCGACAAGGGCCTCAATATTTTCGTAAACTTCACCGTTCTTTTTTAGAAGCTTAACTTTTTCGGTAGGAAAGCTGCCTAATATATTGCTCATAAGTAAAAATCCTCCTCACATCCATACTACTTTGACGACAATGTATTTATTAGCTAAACAACCAAGGCCTCTTCTTAAAACGTACCAGCCTTCGAATTGAATTTTCTATTTCAACACCATGCGGTGGTGGCTCAACAGTTCCACTAACTCTTTTTATTGAATGGTCAGAATGACGAATTTGAACATCCCAAGACCAACCGTCACAGACAGGAACGCTGTAATCATTCAACCATTCATTGATCTTTACTTCATCAGACAAAAATTCAAAGAATGCTTCACATTGTTGTTTATCTATAATGTACTCGTACTCCTTAACTGCAGCCACAGATAATCCATTAAATAAACAATGCTTAATCTTTCCTGTCCTATAAACAGTAGTTACATGACAGGTAATTTCCTCAGCGGTATGCATCCCGCAGGAGTAGTTTTTTATTGTAATTGATGTTATATGGCTCATAATTTTGCCTCCTTTAATCCCACATCAAAACTCCAATCGTCCTACCTTGATTAAGCTTGCTATTACCGCATTGAGGGCACTGCCAATCAATGATTTTGTTGTTTGTGTAAAATAACTGAATCTCTCCATCTTCCATAGTTACTTTAGCCCTATGTAATAAATGTTTGCATTTGGTACATTTATACTCTGGTTCATAGGAGCCACCATCGTAAAGAATGCAAAAATAGAAACGCTCATAAAGCTCATTACAGTGAGGGCAATAATATATTTCATGTCCATAATCATCAGTAGGAGTTGCAAATTGCTCGTTTAGTAACGAAAAAGCCTGTTCCTTAATCTTCTTGCTTTTTACAAGCGAATCAAGGAGCGGTTTTTCGTCATCAATATAGGAACCATCAAATACTGTAGATGGACTGTACATCATGCCGATACCCAGATGAAAAGATTTACTATACTCACATTTGGTGCAATGCAAATTAATAACTTGTCCCATGTCAACCTCCTTTACAGAAAGTTCTTTCGATACCACTCATGTAGATCGGTAGTTGTTTGTATAACTTTTGCTATTTCTGCACCATTACAAACGAATCTATAATAACTATCTCTGAAGTCTTCAATGGTACATATTTTGAACTGCCACTCTCCAGCAAAGGTATGGTCAGAAATCCAAGTAAAACTGTCTTTCGTCTCCACACCAAGTTTGCCTGTAATTTCATGGCCCCTGTCTGGAGGCGATAAGAAGCGCAGATTGCCTTTGTGAATATGTACATCCATAACTAAATTCTGAAAATCCTCATTATGTGGAAACTTCACAGCATAAACAGCTCGTTGATCAATCAAGCTATCATCTCCCATTCGATAAATTATTGTAAAACAGCATCGGTCTTGAACAATTCATCTAAAGCATGGTTGTCGGTTATGGCACGTACCTTATTTCTTGTAGAAGCTTTAGACATATCAAGCCTATAATAATGATATACTCCATCAGGCCCCTTAATTTTTCTTATAAGCTGTATCCTTCCGAATGATGCCCAGTGATTTTCTGCGAATTTTGCAAGTCCTTTTGCTTTTTCACAATTATCACTTCGGCTTGGGTCATGCGGCTCAAGAATATCAAAAACATATCCATGTTCGTCTTTTCTAACCACAATTAGATCAGGGTACATAGGCGCAACTACACCGGCCTTTTCGTAAGGAACTTCAAGGGACCATGATTTCCGGTCAAGATTTCTTAACCAGGCAACAGCCCCCCGGGCCAATTCTTCAGATAATACTTCGCTTTCCCAAGTGTTTAAGTTTATTTTAAATTGGCCGTTGTCATCAACAAATAGGTGCTTTTCGTAAGTAGCTGCATCTGCCGACAATGAAAAATCTATAACATTAGGGAGCTGCCAAGGAACAGCAACAGGTTTTTCAGACGAGAAAAGGAGCTTGTCATATACACTTCTGCGGGCTTCCTTAAGCTGGGAAATAGCTCTCTTATTTGCTTCGTATAATTTGTCAAATTCATTTTCAGCAAATTCATTGAGCCTTTTCATTGCTTCAACATCATTCACCATGACTATTACTTCTACTTTAACCTCAACATGGTCTCTTGTTCTATGCTTTATCCAATATGCCATATGAAGCCCATCGCCAAGGATTTTCCCGGCGCGGTTAAACAAATTGTTAATGTCGAATTCTGTAACAATATACTTGTTTGCTGATTCCATAACATAGGCGTTTTCACCAAAATCAAATGTCAAAGCTTTCATGTCAAATCCGGTTATTGATTTTGCCTTTTTGTCATAGGCTCCATCAGATTTGAGTCGAGCTATTTCCTCATCCATTTTTTCAACAATAGCATTTTGAACATTGCGCTGGGTGTCAATATCAATTGCATCCTGTGTAAGAGCACGAGACAATGCAGACAGGCGCTTTAATGGTTGCTGCTTCCTTGCGGCATCTATCTTATATGTAATCAGATTATTCATCGAAGAAAAAACATCTGCAAAATCAGGATTTCGCTTTAAGGAAACAAGCTCTTTTGAAGTACCCGTTTCGGCTGGTACAATATCTTCGCTTTTGTTTAGGGCTTCGATGACAGATGAAACCGTTTCCTCATCGTAATAGGGCAGAAACAGGCTAACATTGTTGAGCTCCGCATTAGATTGTATCCTTCTTGCCAGCGGCGTCCTCACCATTCTACCCAAAAGCTGAGCAATATATGTGTAATCCTGAGCGCTCCGGAAGGACATCATCACTTCGGCGCGAGGGCAGTCCCATCCTGTTGACAGGTTCATCTTGAAGAAAACAATATTGATTTCTTCATTTTCCTCTATCCGGGAGGCCTCTACACGTGGAATGTTGATCCCGCAAAGATTTATGGTGTTTTGATCGTTGAAGGTATGAACGACTTCACCATCAATCAGTTTTCTTCCCAGTGTTTCTTCAAGCATTTCTAAGCAGGCTTGCATATCAGTTCTGGTATATGTACTGTCATTCCCGTCCTCAACTTGAACTACTAAAATGGGTTTAACAAGCTTTTCATTTTCCTGCTCGCAGTAATTTTTCCAATGTTCTTTCTTTTGCATCCAATTTTCTACTGCGCTTTTAAACATAGTCATATCCGCATTTATCGCAATATCTGGATAATGGATGATGACCCTGTCTTTAAGCAGACCGGATTCGCGGACATCTTCGGGTCTGACAATAACTTTATGAACTGTGGAGGATGTGTCCGCTAAAAGCTTTTGGAAACGCTGTGGCGTAGCAGTGATGCCAATAACCAGCGGCATTTGGCAAAGCCCGTCTTCCGCACTGCCTAATAAAAATTTCTGCATGATGGATTGTGCTGTGCTTTCAGCCCGAGGACTTGAGTACATTCCCCTATGGGCTTCATCAATAACAACATAAAAGCTTTTGGGAATGGCCTTAGCCGTATTGGTCAGTGTCTCCCAAATGGTATATTGGCGGGCATCGGACTTCTGTGTCAGCAATTTATCGGCGCCGAGCTTTTGCGTATTCAGGAAATAGATATTTCCACCTTCAAAATATTTCGCATCGTAATTTGAATCAATTGTGATAAGCTGCCTCACTCTGATTTTATCCGATTTGCTCTCTATTTTAAGTCGTGTCTGTTCATTCAATTCAGGCATATCTGACAGCCATATGATTACAGCGTCAGGCTGACTTTCAAAGTTTGCAGAACCAAAGAAAATATCTTCAAATAGGGAAGTCATGACGATTGTCTTACCTGAACCGGTCGGTGCAGAAAAAGAAATCACTTGAGGATCGCCATCATCCATCAATAAGTGTGCTTTAGCTATTTTTGACTTTAATTCTTCAAGAGCGTCCTCCTGGAAAGGAAAAAGTGTGTCACGCATATTTAAATCCTCCTGCCGTTAATAACGAAATTATCGATATAATCCCTGTAAAGCTGGGTAATATTCTTCACGTCAAAGTGGGAGGCCATCTCCCTGAATGCTTCTTCTGAATTTGTGACGATGAAAACATGAGAAATATTTTTCCTTACAGAAACCTGCTTAACAAATTCCGCAAAATGCGTTTCATCTATAAGGACAGCAAAGTTGCTTGAGTTAGGGATTAATATTGCCGGTAACTCTACATCTTCCTTCAGCTCCGGCCGTTCCCCCACGGCTCCAGCTTTCAGCCAAAGCATTGGCAAAATCTCACGAAATTGCTGACCGAGCGCCACGCTGTTTTTATCCAGAAAACCAAGCTTAAAGTACTCAACGTTTGCTTTAAAACCCTCGCTCATCGGCTTTTTAACATCTTCAAGCACGGTGATGTTTCCAAGCAATTGTTCGATTCTTTCTTTTATCTCATTGAACAGCGCATTATTCCGTGTCACAATATAAAACTCCGAAATGTGATCCTGCTCCTCCAATGCGGAAAGCCATTCTTCGTAAGCCAAATCGTCGAAAAGGATTGAAGCAGGGTGTTTGTCTGAAACTATGTATTTAGAATCAGCTTAGACTAATGATTGCGGCAATTTATCCTTTCCAAGCAGTGAAACCAGTTGTTTCTTGTTCTTAACTGAACTTAATTCATCAATTGAAGTAAAACCAATCTGAAAAAAAGAACGTGCAATTTCTTTTTTAGACTTTTTATTAGTTAAATATTCGCCTTCAATAACTGAACCATCATCACGTTTTCCCAAAATTGAGAATTTGATTCTCGGCCAAGTCACGGACTGACAAATACCTTTTTGTTCCCAAAGCATATCTCCTGGATATAGTCCCTGTCTGCTGAGTTCTTTTGCTTCATCTTCTGAAACTTCATTGTTGGTAACAAGAATACACCTGCGCTTACCGTTGTCTTCTTCGTTCAGCAAATTCACGGCATGCAAGGTTGTCCCACTACCAGCAAAAAAGTCAACAATTAAGGCATTTGGGTTGTTTCTAACTACTGCTGCAATTGAATCCCGCACAGCATATAAAGACTTTGGGAAAGTGAACGCCCTTGACTGTCCAATAATATTTGAAACCAAGTCTGAACCATATGCCCCTGCATCGTGAGTGCTCCTATGCCATACGGTTTTTATTTGTCTTTCTTGTGTACTTGCGTATTCTACATCTACCACATTTCTCTGCCTATCGTAACCTATTATTTTTAACTCACCCGTCTCAATTTGACGTTGAGGTTTCTGACTTAAGTACGAAATTCCCCAGGTTTTTCTTTTTTCATCATATTTTCCTAAAGCAACGTAACCTTTTGAAATTAATGCGTTAAGTGTAGTGTTACTAACTCCCCAGTTACCTTCAGAAAGATCACTTCTAATAGGCCAAGCAACATTATAACCATCAATTTTCATATCTAAGTCTGGCGTTTCACCATATGGTAATGTTTCTCCAGCTCTAATAACGCGTTTGTTAACCGGATCGACTAATACAGGATAAAACTGATTTTTACTATCCTCTCTACGAGCATTTGTTCCCGACCGTAAGAGGCCTTTCCAACGCGGCTTGTTTGAAGTAGTTTTAGGTCCTAATAATGGATCATCTCCCCCATGTACATAAGCATTGGGCATAAAACAATAAATAGCATATTCCTCTACGCGTGAGAATCTGCCTTGTGTAACACCTTTCGGGTTTATTACAATTGTAACGATTTGTATAAATGCTTCGGGGAAAACCTGCTGTAACAGTATTCTTAAATGATGTAACTCATGTTCATCAATAGTTACAATTAATACCCCGGTATTAGGATTAAGGATACGACGTGCAATTTTTAAACGCCGCTGCATCATTGAAAGCCATTTGCTGTGCCGCCAATTGTCGCTACTATCTACATAATCGTTATTATACTTCCAGTCACGGGCTCCTGTATTATATGGCGGATCTATATAAATGCAGTCCACCTGCTTGGGATAGAGGTATTCCAGCAACTGGAGCGCATGGTAATTATCCGCTTCAATTAATGTGTGCCAAAGTGAATCGTCATCTGCATTTTTTACTCTGTCCATCGGGATTAATGTTGGAAAAATTGGTTCACCAAATTGGGCTATTACAACCAAATCTTCAACGGAAATATCTGACTTTTCCCCATTTGCTTTATTGATGCAAGTAGCAATGCCATCTTTTATGTCTGCAACAAAATATATATCCTCTATTTTTTTACCTTTCCGGGAAACAAAATGTCCTTTTTTTATGCTTACATTGTATAAAGGTGTGCATTCGGGTATATGTTCTTCAAATACAAGACCGAATTTCTTGTTGCTGCTAATTCGCTCCACTTCCTGAGCTAATCTGTCCCTAAGAGCCTTATCTTCAATTTGCTTTATTAAATCATTAATTGCAGCCATCTTTCATCCCCCATTGCCTTCATTATGAATAAAACACTATTATACTCCGCGATTCAGCTTTATTGGTCATTTACAATCTCCATAATATCCGAGATATCACAATTAAGGGCTTTACATATTTTAACAAGAATATCGGTATTGACATTTTCGTTTTTACCAAGCTTAGCCATAGAGGCCGTACTAATACCAGCAGCTTCACGCAGATCTTTCTTTTTCATATCTTTATCAATTAACAATTTCCAGAGTTTTTTATAACTAACGGCCATGATATCACCCCGTATAGGTTTATAGTCCATGTATAAAATATAGCATAAAATTAGATTTTGTACAAAAAAAATTTGCAATCGCAAATATTATTTGTTGCTAAAGTAGATAATCGATATATGCTCATATATTGATTATATTGATTATCTTGAACTGATAAAAGTAAGCTATATAGCAAGCTTTGACAAATTTCAACATGGCTAATGATGTATAATAATTACATAGTTCGAAAAAAATCGATAAAGGCAAACTTGTTGAAAGACAAGGACGCAAAGCCTCGGGTCTAAAGCGGTTTACCGCTATGATGGCCGGGTTGCCGGAACTAAGCTGCTTTAGGCTCATTGGTGTTTTTTAACATCAGTGAGCCTTTATGTATACAACCTGAATTACTAATAGTGAGGACTTCGAGCCATTATGACTATGATTTGCCGGAAAGGTGTTTGCAAGTTTGCCAAGGAATCCTGAAAGGAAGTGGTGAGTTTGTTACCGGTTAAAGTTGTAATGGCTGATGATGAACATGGAGTAATGCTGTTACTCTGCTCGATTCTTAGTAAACTTGAAGGGGCTCTGGTTATAGGAACAGCAGATAATGCTAAAGATGCAATAACACTTGTAAGAGAGCATAACCCGGATTTAGTTTTTCTGGATATTGAGATTCCTGATATGAAAGGAATAGAGTTAGCTGAGAGGCTGAGAGAAATAAAGCCGGATTTAGCAATAGTATTTATAACCGCACATCAGAAATACTCTCTTGATGCATTCAAACTGTATGCTTCTGATTACATATTAAAGTCGATTGATGAAGAAAGAGTAAAATCTACTTTCCGGCGTATCTATAAGATGCTAGAGATATCAAAAAAGAGTAATGCTTCTTCATATACGGAGACAAGCAGAATTTCAATTAACCTAGGCGATGAACGAGTCTTTATAAAACCGAATGAAATTTTTTATATAGAAAGGTCTGGACGTCACACCCTTATTTCCTGTACCAATGGGAAATATAAAACCCGGCAAACCCTGCAGGAACTGGAGAAGCACTTAGGGAAGATGTTTTTCCGCTCCCATAAATCTTTCATTATAAACACTGATCGGATTGAAAAGATAGTCTCTTTTCCCAATTTATCGTATTATGAGGTAAAATTTAATAATTGTAATGACAAGGCTTTACTTAGCCGTGATCACATGTCTGAGCTTATGAAGTATTCAGACTATAATGTATAGGGGGTGCTGAAATGGATTTTATACCGTTAATCCCCTTCTTAGGTGTGTCTGTTCCTGAAAGTCTGGTTTTGTATTATATAGTACTGGCATTAACGAAGAAAAAGGAGTCGCCGCTTGTAGTAATAATTCTTTCAGTACTGACTTCGTTATTCTCATTCAGTATCCGGACAATGCCAGTGCGTTTTGGTATCCATACCATATCACAAGTAGTACTTATGACTATATTTTTGAACCTCTTTTTCGGATTGCGCTGGCATATTTCAGCAGTTGTAATGGTACTTTCAAGTGTGCTTTTGGGATTGGCGGAGGGAATCTCCGTTCCTCTTCTGGCTTGGATTTTTAATTTTAATCTTGAACAAATCATCTCTGATCCTTTGCTAAGAATACTTTTTACTTTGCCACATTTGATTTTACTTGCAGTATTAGCGTATATCATCAGAAAACGAGGATGGCGGTTACCGTTAATGTCGGAAAAATTGGGAATAAAAAATGAGTCTGACAAAAGAACAACAAAGCAATTCATTAGGCAAAATTGTCTTTTGGCATTATGCCTGGTACAAGCTTTAATGCTTGTTCTATTAAATCTTAGTTTTCATGCTTACAATTCAGGTGTTTATCCCAGTTTTACACTGAAAACCCTAGTAGAAGTTGGTAGCATTGTTTTATTGATTTCTGTTCTAGCTACGATATTTGTATCCGGATATCTGCTAAAAGTCATAGAACGCGATGCAAAATTGGAAACAGAAATTCATTATGCCAGAGAGAGACACAATTTACATTTACGATTGCAGGTTGAGCGTCATGATTTTTACAACCATCTTACTGCTATTTATGGATATATAAAGGCTTGTCATTTCGACCAGGCAGAAACCTATATCGCAAATCTGTATCATACTATCTGCAGTATAGGAAGCCTCCTGAAAATTGAACCTCCGGAATTAGCGGCTATTATAAGTACAAAACATGAGAAAGCAAAAATCAATGGAACCAAATTTTACTGGCATGTAAAAATACAAGACAGTTCTATTCCACTTTCACCGGAGGATCTTACTCAATTAACCGGTAACCTTCTGGATAATGCTTTAGATGCAGTAAAAACGAATGATTCCCCTCGAGTAGACTTAGTTCTAGTATGCAATAAGCTAGGTCTGGAA harbors:
- a CDS encoding response regulator transcription factor, whose translation is MLPVKVVMADDEHGVMLLLCSILSKLEGALVIGTADNAKDAITLVREHNPDLVFLDIEIPDMKGIELAERLREIKPDLAIVFITAHQKYSLDAFKLYASDYILKSIDEERVKSTFRRIYKMLEISKKSNASSYTETSRISINLGDERVFIKPNEIFYIERSGRHTLISCTNGKYKTRQTLQELEKHLGKMFFRSHKSFIINTDRIEKIVSFPNLSYYEVKFNNCNDKALLSRDHMSELMKYSDYNV
- a CDS encoding GHKL domain-containing protein, whose translation is MDFIPLIPFLGVSVPESLVLYYIVLALTKKKESPLVVIILSVLTSLFSFSIRTMPVRFGIHTISQVVLMTIFLNLFFGLRWHISAVVMVLSSVLLGLAEGISVPLLAWIFNFNLEQIISDPLLRILFTLPHLILLAVLAYIIRKRGWRLPLMSEKLGIKNESDKRTTKQFIRQNCLLALCLVQALMLVLLNLSFHAYNSGVYPSFTLKTLVEVGSIVLLISVLATIFVSGYLLKVIERDAKLETEIHYARERHNLHLRLQVERHDFYNHLTAIYGYIKACHFDQAETYIANLYHTICSIGSLLKIEPPELAAIISTKHEKAKINGTKFYWHVKIQDSSIPLSPEDLTQLTGNLLDNALDAVKTNDSPRVDLVLVCNKLGLELKVSNNGSPIPQNVRQNIFTAGYTTKSTKQHSGLGLYIIKQIIDRYDGQLELKEPENYSGVEFVIYIPWNK
- a CDS encoding helix-turn-helix transcriptional regulator; the encoded protein is MAVSYKKLWKLLIDKDMKKKDLREAAGISTASMAKLGKNENVNTDILVKICKALNCDISDIMEIVNDQ
- a CDS encoding DEAD/DEAH box helicase family protein; translated protein: MRDTLFPFQEDALEELKSKIAKAHLLMDDGDPQVISFSAPTGSGKTIVMTSLFEDIFFGSANFESQPDAVIIWLSDMPELNEQTRLKIESKSDKIRVRQLITIDSNYDAKYFEGGNIYFLNTQKLGADKLLTQKSDARQYTIWETLTNTAKAIPKSFYVVIDEAHRGMYSSPRAESTAQSIMQKFLLGSAEDGLCQMPLVIGITATPQRFQKLLADTSSTVHKVIVRPEDVRESGLLKDRVIIHYPDIAINADMTMFKSAVENWMQKKEHWKNYCEQENEKLVKPILVVQVEDGNDSTYTRTDMQACLEMLEETLGRKLIDGEVVHTFNDQNTINLCGINIPRVEASRIEENEEINIVFFKMNLSTGWDCPRAEVMMSFRSAQDYTYIAQLLGRMVRTPLARRIQSNAELNNVSLFLPYYDEETVSSVIEALNKSEDIVPAETGTSKELVSLKRNPDFADVFSSMNNLITYKIDAARKQQPLKRLSALSRALTQDAIDIDTQRNVQNAIVEKMDEEIARLKSDGAYDKKAKSITGFDMKALTFDFGENAYVMESANKYIVTEFDINNLFNRAGKILGDGLHMAYWIKHRTRDHVEVKVEVIVMVNDVEAMKRLNEFAENEFDKLYEANKRAISQLKEARRSVYDKLLFSSEKPVAVPWQLPNVIDFSLSADAATYEKHLFVDDNGQFKINLNTWESEVLSEELARGAVAWLRNLDRKSWSLEVPYEKAGVVAPMYPDLIVVRKDEHGYVFDILEPHDPSRSDNCEKAKGLAKFAENHWASFGRIQLIRKIKGPDGVYHYYRLDMSKASTRNKVRAITDNHALDELFKTDAVLQ